DNA sequence from the Augochlora pura isolate Apur16 chromosome 11, APUR_v2.2.1, whole genome shotgun sequence genome:
aaaaaaaatcgcgtCTAGACGAACAGACTAGGGGCCGCGAGAGGACTTAATCAACGAGCGAAACCTTCATTTTTTACAACGCTATACTCTCGTATGCTAATAATCGCTATATCCGatctataatattgtttaatagatTTCGTGTCCCAGAGTGTAGTCGGACACGACTCGTTCGAATCTGAGCAACCTCGTCGTTTTTTGGTCCCATTTCGATGTgcttattcgatttatttcaacgaaacgaATTCTATCAATCTACCGAATGCCGTCAAATACCACGAAAAGTGGTAAAGCATGGAGTCTGTTTGTACATGCTTCATACGATATCCCTCGATCGTCGTCAgatcttataaataataaaaagaaagaacgaatCGAGCAACGATAAAATCTAAAGTTTCTCAATACCTTAATAATTgcttaaaacaattaaactcTATAGCAATGAAAAATTTGGAGCAATcataatgattatttaatgGTACCGATTCTTACGCGGTATCTTTTAAAATCTTCTCTTGCAACAGTTTCGACGTCTGACAAATAAAGATACTAATTTTTCATGACTCTAGtatcgataatatttaacgaaGCTTCGACAATAGATTAGAAGATGTGTATCATCCCCTATGCTCGTTTCCCTGAGGTCTATATTAAGATACGCGGCCGACAGACTTTCCAGCGGACTACCTGTGCTTTTCGTGGACAATGGAGGATCCGTCGATCGCGTGTTACGCGGGAAGAACGTGTCACGGAAAAGAAACGCGGTGACAATCGCGCTGACGTCGACGTCGGCCTGATTAAAGGAACCTCGTAACCGCGGGATCAGTAATCTACTTTCGCTTCGACGAGAAGAAAGGAACTGAAAAAACGTCTTAACGgactatttctatttcgcgCACGATTCTCGGTTTCTTATATCTAGTCCGCTACTTATATCTAAATGCGTGAATTGACAGTTCGATGACAGGGAGAACGGGTCGCGAGACAGTTCAAATGCGTTCGTTCGAACGTACATATTACAAAGTAGAAAATCGCACGATTATTGAACGCGCGGCGATCGGACCGCGAAGCGGAAGCTACGTGAAATTTCTCTAGTCCTCCTTTCTGGCCTCAGGCAACCAGTTTATAAATACATGGCTGCGCGTCGACGACCGCGGTCCGATCATTCTCGATCCGGAGTGTACAAGCGCGCGCAAGGCGAATGATCGAGCGCGCGGATCGTCGACCGACTGGAATTCTACTTAACGATAAACCTACGTAAAAACGACCGACTCGCGTTGCTTTGTAAAAACGATAGCATGGAATTTTTCCAGACTTTGTGCTGTTTCTATTGTAAGTTAGACGTCTCTATTGTCTTTACAATTCTTAGGTGAGCTGGCCATTAGGTtcggtaggtttagcgttaagaACAAAGAGCGTCGTAGAGGATGACAATGCTAAGTTCTACACGCACGGTACATTTGATCTGCCTCGTCGGTATGGAAGTGCGAAGGCGATTAGCAGTGGAGAGTGGGGAAATGTTCAATCGGAATCGCACGCAGCGGCCAATTCGAATTGGATCGCCACACAGATGTTCGTAGCGCGGCACCGCAGGCGACACTTCCGAACCTGAACTCGGCGTCTCGTCGCGAATTGGTCGTCGCAACGTCGTTCCTATAACTGCTGGCACGGCACGGTTTGGGGCGGCGGTGCTGGCGGCAACGGTGCGTTCTCCTCGTGTATCATCACGAGTTTACCGTACTTCACCATTCTGGTCCCATGCTTTTGCTGCAAACAACATCCTGCTCGTTTAGTACGAACCGCCCTTCTCTATCGTCAACTTTCGAAATTGATAATATCGTTTCCGGTACTATCGCGTGGATGTATCGGTAGGTTGCAAAAGAGTCTGTCCATCTTGAGTAACCAATAAACGTTGCACATAATTAGATATTTGCCAATTAGTTATCACCATGCTGAATGATTTCGTATGATTCGATCGGTTCGTCGatagaccgcggatctttcTGCGGAATTCCtctatctttttaatttgtcttacggaaaattgtaatttttcgcTTCCGTATAGTTTCACTTTGTTcccattttccataaatacataaaatccgcagtctatttgtTACACTTTCTACTAGCGACGCGCCACTGGTcatgaatattaaatcaattatgaTACTGCATCGCTACATACATCgcgtatgatataatatttatgatcaGGCATATAAATAATGACGATAAAGAAACGCAGAAAAATGTCGTGTTTGCCGCGAAATATTCCGATTTGATATGCTACGATGATAAGAGCACGTTTCGTCGCTGAAACTGAAACTTGACGTTGAGATTATCGAGGttgtattaataacaaaaaagatCGTGTAATACTGTATGCCtctattcttttaaaataatcaaaatcgTATGTACaatcgttataaaataaactatgcGAGACATGTCACGATACTGTTTGTACTGTGCTTTACCTGCGACATCGTTCCCGCTGTCCAGCTCCCATTGCTGCTCCCGCTGTCGCTTCCGCTGGACGTGATACCGTCCTCGAGGACGAGCTTTGTTTCGAATCCCTCGACCTCCAGGTCCAGGTAGAGCTGACCGAGCTGGTCGTTCACCAGCAAAGgttgattgaaattttttaaggCGTCCATGTCCGCTTGGAGCACTTCTGTCAGTGTCTTCGGGTGTATTTGGTACTCGTATATCAGTTCTGGCGTTAACTGAACACCTTCGAGCCAGGGTGGCTCTTTTCTTCGCTTACCTTGATGCTGCTTCGTGTTCTCCTGAAAACAAACCAATGATGATTCTTCGATGTTcgaagttatttaataaaacgtttcacagcgactaaaaattatcaagaatAGGTTGGCTTACCTCGGGCAGGTACTCCGTAGGTTTCTGGTCCGGATTGCAGCTGCTGTCGCTGCTCTTGTAGAGGAAACTGCTGTAGAAGCTCGATGAGCTCGACTCATCGACGTTGTAATCGTTCTGCTTGTGCACCTTTTGAGTGACTGGCGTCGACGCGTCTACCAAGCTCGAGCAACCCCCATCCATGCTGACGCAGGACGAAAACAGCTCGCCGGGTGATAATACCTGTCATTGgttcaattttcaatgtaGTAGGGGCGAagggattttttttttttgttaaatctGTCAAACGTAAACAAATACTTTTTTCGACGATTCGGACATCGCCATAGTGCTGCCTGGTTCCGCTTTGACGCTGGTCGCTTGACTAGCTGGTCGCTTCCGTTCCAAACATTTATCAACGATAGACTGGTTGTTAGTTTCGCGCGTGACCGGTGTCAGTTCTGGGGTCACGAAAGGCCTATACATCATGCCAGCTGGTGGTGGGCCACCGAACACCGGAGGACAGATCACTCCGGCCATCGTTGTTGTAACGTAAGATACTGGCACGAACACTggaaaattcgtttcgaacACTTGGTTATCTAGGTCTGGTGAGAATCTCTTATTCttctatgaaaatttgttagtTGTCGTATAGATAGAGACGagttcaataaataaagacatcGGGTTCCGACGTGAGCATATGTTCTCTCAGTTTAATGATTCCAACGCTTGCGGATGATAGCTTATATACACTTCGAGACGTAAGTTAAGAAACCAAACTGTTTTGACAACGTGTAATGTGTGTTAATCGCGGCGACGGTTTCGTCGCGTGTCTGTCGCGGACACCTCTCTGTGTGTTAGTGTTCTGTTGTTAACTGGACAGTGCATCTCTATGCAATTATGGCTTGAAACGAAGGATACAGAACTTATAACAACGATCACCactgataaaaaaatgtttgaaaaattgcataaacGACTGCAGTCTAATTGCATCGATTGGTCAATTGGTTTGCTTCTTAGCTTTTGTCAGTAAGTGTATCacttttctctttgtttcttaCTTCTCTGTTTCACTCCTTCCTTTTCGTACTCTATTCTAAAGTCATTCTTTGAAGAAGAATGTACATACTGTAAGGATTGATCTGTGGCTGTTGCATAGATTGGGGTGGGCTGAGCTTCTCCTGCATCGGCGATAAAACCGCGTGGTCATTGGTTTGTGGGACCGGGACGTAATATACTGGAATCATTGACGGCAGGACTGGTATCCTGGGTATTGCTTGTGAATTGGCACTGCAATTTTAAACGGAATCTCAGTTTACGGTAACTAATAGCCAGTCGCAAATGATAAGATCTAACCTGAGAAAtgtgcaattattaattttacatttcttaaGTTTACATCCTTTcgattatctaatatttaagccCCTAGTAGTATAGCAGATCAGTCATTTTACATTTCAGATTAACTCACTTTGGTAGCACATTGCTTGGCTGAGcaggcggcggtggcggcacCGCCACCGACAAAGGTTGCCAGAGATTTATGTTGCCACCGGCTTGAATGACAGTTGATTGATCGAGACTCATGCTCGCCACCGTCGTAGTGACGTTGGTAGGGAACTGACCCGCGGTACTTGTCCTCGACATTTCTTCGTGCTTGGAAATCTGATGAAATAGTATCGCTATGAGATTAGACTATTCTATCTACGCGTAGATTAGACTATTCTATCTACAATCGACGACTACACTAACTTTATAACTATCCCCCTCCCAGCTGTGGCTTCCGGTTCTCTTCACTCCGTGGCCCTGATTGATGAAATGCGCATTCGGGTCCGCGGACATTTTCTCGTTCTTAATCCGCGAGTCCTTCAGCTTGTCGCTGTTCTTGATACTGGAACGGAGCTCCCGGTGTTTCTGCATCATCAGTTTCTCCATGTCCTCGTTATGACGGTTCAGTAGCGATTCGGTCAGCGTGGGAGGCTTGAAGCTTTCCGTAGTGGTGGTGTTGCTGGTGGTGTTCGAGGTATTGCCTCTGCTCGCCGAACTGGTCTGATTGTTGGACCCGCTGCTCAGGTTTTCGGCGCTACCACTGCCGCTCGCGCCGCTTCCGTTTATTGGCGACATGCATTTCCTCGCTACCAATAACAATTAGAAGAAACGTTAAAGAACAATCTAAATTCttggataaatataaaagacgTGGATTCGGGGGTCGTCCTTACCTGCTGAGTTCGGACTGGTCTTTCCACCCTCGTCGTTGCTCGAATTAATGTTCTCCTCGTCGCTGCCGTACATGGTGGTCACCGGGGGTTTGCTCTTAAAGAATCTTTCAATATTCTCATTGTAGTTGAGCTGATTGTAGCTCGGCGGCGTCTCGGTCGACGATTTACTGTCGTAGTACTCGTGATGGGGCGAAATCTCACCGAGCATCACGCTGTCGTGTTCCTGCAACAAGGGATTGCGTGATCCCTTCACAAGTATATT
Encoded proteins:
- the Per gene encoding period circadian regulator isoform X1, producing MLGEISPHHEYYDSKSSTETPPSYNQLNYNENIERFFKSKPPVTTMYGSDEENINSSNDEGGKTSPNSAARKCMSPINGSGASGSGSAENLSSGSNNQTSSASRGNTSNTTSNTTTTESFKPPTLTESLLNRHNEDMEKLMMQKHRELRSSIKNSDKLKDSRIKNEKMSADPNAHFINQGHGVKRTGSHSWEGDSYKISKHEEMSRTSTAGQFPTNVTTTVASMSLDQSTVIQAGGNINLWQPLSVAVPPPPPAQPSNVLPNANSQAIPRIPVLPSMIPVYYVPVPQTNDHAVLSPMQEKLSPPQSMQQPQINPYMFVPVSYVTTTMAGVICPPVFGGPPPAGMMYRPFVTPELTPVTRETNNQSIVDKCLERKRPASQATSVKAEPGSTMAMSESSKKVLSPGELFSSCVSMDGGCSSLVDASTPVTQKVHKQNDYNVDESSSSSFYSSFLYKSSDSSCNPDQKPTEYLPEENTKQHQGKRRKEPPWLEGVQLTPELIYEYQIHPKTLTEVLQADMDALKNFNQPLLVNDQLGQLYLDLEVEGFETKLVLEDGITSSGSDSGSSNGSWTAGTMSQQKHGTRMVKYGKLVMIHEENAPLPPAPPPQTVPCQQL
- the Per gene encoding period circadian regulator isoform X2, translated to MLGEISPHHEYYDSKSSTETPPSYNQLNYNENIERFFKSKPPVTTMYGSDEENINSSNDEGGKTSPNSAARKCMSPINGSGASGSGSAENLSSGSNNQTSSASRGNTSNTTSNTTTTESFKPPTLTESLLNRHNEDMEKLMMQKHRELRSSIKNSDKLKDSRIKNEKMSADPNAHFINQGHGVKRTGSHSWEGDSYKISKHEEMSRTSTAGQFPTNVTTTVASMSLDQSTVIQAGGNINLWQPLSVAVPPPPPAQPSNVLPNANSQAIPRIPVLPSMIPVYYVPVPQTNDHAVLSPMQEKLSPPQSMQQPQINPYMFVPVSYVTTTMAGVICPPVFGGPPPAGMMYRPFVTPELTPVTRETNNQSIVDKCLERKRPASQATSVKAEPGSTMAMSESSKKVLSPGELFSSCVSMDGGCSSLVDASTPVTQKVHKQNDYNVDESSSSSFYSSFLYKSSDSSCNPDQKPTEYLPEENTKQHQGKRRKEPPWLEGVQLTPELIYEYQIHPKTLTEVLQADMDALKNFNQPLLVNDQLGQLYLDLEVEGFETKLVLEDGITSSGSDSGSSNGSWTAGTMSQMDRLFCNLPIHPRDSTGNDIINFES